A stretch of [Clostridium] scindens DNA encodes these proteins:
- a CDS encoding FadR/GntR family transcriptional regulator, which yields MDNLFKATKRESAVDIVVNSIKQLLADKKLLPGDKLPNELEISEGLGVSRGSVREAMKILSAFGLIDIRVGNGTYVSDSPSSELLDSLLFTYFITNPDLTSLYEFRRIFETDIVRLAIDHYDENQEQRNSLRENLKELDALIQEGAAPEKILKNDMDFHHILGEASCNALASRIYYFVMDSFRASISHTHKHQNGEYVYKAHSQIYHIIESKAYDDIEECIKQTIDIWYDLLQD from the coding sequence ATGGATAATCTATTTAAAGCCACGAAGAGAGAGTCTGCTGTAGATATTGTCGTAAACAGCATCAAGCAGCTTTTGGCAGATAAGAAGCTGCTCCCGGGTGACAAACTTCCTAATGAATTGGAGATATCCGAAGGGCTTGGCGTAAGCCGCGGCTCTGTGCGCGAGGCAATGAAGATCCTCTCGGCTTTTGGGCTGATTGATATACGCGTCGGAAACGGAACCTATGTCAGCGATTCGCCCAGCAGCGAGCTGCTGGATTCCCTGCTGTTTACATACTTCATCACCAACCCCGATCTCACAAGCCTCTATGAATTCCGGCGTATATTTGAAACCGATATCGTACGCCTTGCGATCGACCACTATGACGAAAACCAGGAACAGCGTAATTCCCTGCGGGAAAATCTCAAGGAACTGGACGCACTGATCCAGGAGGGCGCTGCCCCTGAAAAGATTTTGAAAAATGATATGGACTTCCACCATATTCTCGGCGAAGCCAGCTGCAACGCACTGGCGTCCAGAATATACTATTTTGTCATGGATTCTTTCCGTGCATCCATCTCTCATACCCATAAGCACCAGAATGGGGAGTATGTATACAAGGCACACTCTCAGATCTATCACATCATCGAATCAAAAGCCTATGATGATATCGAGGAATGCATCAAACAAACGATTGATATCTGGTATGACTTGCTCCAAGATTAA
- a CDS encoding amidohydrolase family protein: MIIDVHGHLGEDVVFDEQQTEEQLLDAYKKNGVDGAIIQPYLPRIYMEDHVRIHDRIYEMTKCKEKRFWGMASINPHFRPEEYDKEAVRCIRELKFVGIKITPIGHACHPSSKDAMHVWEVCRELKVPLMIHTGAGIPFSDPMSVEKALRSFPDVPCILAHAGSEMHHQQAAYLAAKYENVYLEPSWVGVIGVMNMIRQVGCDKIMFSSDNIYQIPVELAKYRSVIKEEEELEKVLYKNAARVYGLDVD; the protein is encoded by the coding sequence GTATTTGACGAGCAGCAGACAGAAGAACAGCTGCTGGACGCGTATAAGAAGAACGGCGTAGATGGAGCAATCATACAGCCATATCTGCCCAGAATCTATATGGAAGACCATGTACGGATCCATGACAGAATCTATGAGATGACAAAATGCAAAGAGAAAAGGTTCTGGGGGATGGCGTCTATCAACCCCCACTTCAGGCCAGAAGAGTATGATAAAGAGGCTGTCCGATGCATTCGGGAACTAAAATTCGTAGGCATCAAGATTACGCCGATCGGTCATGCCTGCCATCCTTCCTCGAAAGACGCCATGCACGTCTGGGAGGTGTGCAGGGAACTGAAAGTTCCGCTTATGATCCATACAGGCGCAGGAATTCCATTTTCTGATCCTATGAGCGTGGAAAAGGCGTTGAGAAGTTTTCCTGATGTTCCATGCATCCTTGCCCATGCAGGTTCGGAGATGCACCATCAGCAGGCAGCGTATCTTGCCGCGAAGTATGAGAATGTGTATCTGGAGCCAAGCTGGGTGGGAGTGATTGGCGTTATGAATATGATCAGGCAGGTAGGCTGTGACAAGATTATGTTCTCGTCTGATAATATATACCAGATTCCAGTGGAACTGGCAAAATACCGCTCTGTCATAAAAGAGGAAGAAGAACTTGAAAAGGTACTGTATAAAAACGCTGCCAGGGTCTATGGGCTAGACGTGGACTAA